In the Sarcophilus harrisii chromosome 1, mSarHar1.11, whole genome shotgun sequence genome, one interval contains:
- the LOC116420989 gene encoding interferon omega-1-like translates to MSWTLLPVALVLLCSSTLCSLGCDLTQDLKKDFSLLNQMSTFSLLPCLKDRTNFNFSKEAMEVSQFQRENATAIVHEMLQQIFTIFSLNTTPATWNQTLLRQLLIGLDHQLDQLEQCLGQEVEWEEPSLGSENPRGVLKSYFQGIRAYLQGKNYSHCAWEMTRVEIRRIFLFMSKFTREFQD, encoded by the coding sequence ATGTCCTGGACCTTGTTGCCAGTTGCCCTGGTTCTGCTCTGCTCCAGCACCCTCTGCTCCCTGGGCTGTGATCTGACTCAGGACCTGAAGAAAGACTTCTCCCTTCTGAACCAAATGAGCACATTTTCCCTGCTGCCATGTCTGAAGGACAGAACCAACTTCAACTTCTCAAAGGAAGCCATGGAGGTCAGCCAGTTCCAGAGGGAAAATGCCACAGCCATTGTTCATGAAATGCTCCAACAGATCTTCACCATCTTTAGCCTGAATACCACTCCTGCTACTTGGAATCAGACCCTGCTCAGGCAACTTCTCATTGGACTGGATCATCAGCTGGACCAGCTGGAGCAGTGTCTTGGGCAGGAGGTGGAGTGGGAAGAGCCTTCCTTGGGAAGTGAGAACCCCAGAGGGGTCCTGAAGAGCTACTTTCAAGGGATAAGGGCATATCTGCAAGGCAAAAACTACAGCCACTGTGCCTGGGAGATGACCCGAGTGGAAATCAGGAGGATCTTTCTTTTCATGAGCAAATTCACAAGAGAATTTCaggactga